DNA from Doryrhamphus excisus isolate RoL2022-K1 chromosome 19, RoL_Dexc_1.0, whole genome shotgun sequence:
tCAGCTTCATCTTCGCCGTCGGCCGACTCCCCCTGTTCTTCCTCTTTTTCAGAAACTTCAGAAGTGTCCCCGATGGTTTCATGGTCGTCTTCGTTATCGTCTTCCTGGGTTTTGGCTTCCTCGTTCCCTGCATCATCAGGACCATCGCCCTTGGTCACCTCAGGTTCCTCGggctcctcctccgcctcctgtGTCACTCCACCTTGATCTGGGACATCCTCATCTTCAGCCATATTAGTTGCTCCATCCTCTTCTTCGTCACCAGTTGCTCCCAACTCCTCGTTTTCAGCAGGTTCTTCAGGTTCTGCTTCTGGATCTTCCTCGTCACATTCCTTTGTAATTGCTCCAGCATCTTCTTCACCGTCAATGGACCCCTCAGCCTCCTCTTCTTCTGGATGGTCATCAACATCCTGAGAAGAAGCAGCAGCCTGGTCTTCTTCTTGTCTTGCTTCTTGCTCATCAGTCTCCTCGTCATGGTTAGATGGTTCCTCATCATCTGGCTCATCTCCATCCTCCTCCACGCCTGTCTTTTGGCCATCTCCATCGTCACTTGTCAGGCAAGGTTCTTCTTCCTCATTTTCATTATCATGCTCTGTGGCCTCTTCAGCTCTGGTATCATCTGTTGCTCCTTCAGATGGCCCTTTCTCAGCGTCTTCATCCTCATTCTCAGGCATGCTTTCATCTTCACCTGCAGGAGCATCCGGATCGGAATCTGGATCTGCTTGTTCTGCCGCCGTTCCCTCGTCGGCTGGCTTTTCCTCAGTCACCTCATGGCCACTTTCATCAGCATCCTCTTCCTCCGCAGTGCCATCCATATTGTCATCTTCTACCTCATCTTCTGCTTCATTCTCATCTCCACTGGTGACAGGAGTCTCCTCATTACCAGGGACATCTTCATCTTTCTCGCATTCATCGTCGCTTGGGGCCGTCACCGCAGCCTCCTGTTCTGCATCTTCAGCTTCAACTGTTTCAGGAACCTCTTCACTCATCTTCTCATCTTCTTCGCCAACCTCATCAGTGGCCGCCACATCATTTTCATCTCCACTAGTGGCAGGAatttcatcttcttcctctttctcaGATTCATCCACATTTGTGGCCTCCACCGTGTCATCTTCTGCTGTTTCAGGAACCTCTTCACACATCTCCTCATCTTCTGCAGCAACGTTATCATCAGCGGTAGCATCCTCATTCTCATCTCCACTAGTGACATGAGtctcattttcttcttctttgtcagCCTCTTGTGTTCCATCTTCAGCGGTTTCTGTAACCTCTTCGCTCAGCTTCTCATCTTCTGCAGCAACCTCATTATCGGTGGCGGCATCTTCATTCTCATCTCCATCATTGACAGAAGTCTCATTatcatcttcttcctctttctcaGATTCATTCTCATTTGTCGCTGTCATGGTGGTCTCTTCTGCAGGATCTTCTGGTGGTTCAGGAACCTCTTCACTCATCGTCTCATCTTCGGCAGCAACGGCATTATCAGTGTCAGCATCCTCGTTCTCATCTCCACTGGTGACAGGAGTGTCTTCTTCATCATCCTTTGTCATGGTGACCTCTGGTGCTGCATCTTCATTTTCAGCTGTTTCGGCTACCTCTTCGCTGTTCTTCTCATCTTCTGCAGGAACCTCATTCTCATCTCCATTATTTGCAGGAGTCTCattatcttcttctttctcagATTCATCCTCATTTGTGTCTGTCTTGGTAGCCTCTTCTGCAGCATCTTCTGCAGTTTCGGAAACCTCATCCTTCATCTTTTCATCTTCTGCAGCAACCTCATTATCAGTGGTGGCATCCTCATTCTCATCTCCACTAGTGACAGGAGTCTCattatcttcttctttctcagATTGATCCTCATTTGTGTCTGTCTTGGTGGCTTCTTCTGCTACATCTTCTACTGTTTCGGGAACCTCATCACTCATCTTCTCATCTTCCGCAGCAGCCTCATTATCTGTGGGGGCATCCTCATTCTCATCTCCATTATTAGCAAGAGTCTCATgatcttcttcctctttctcaGATTCACCATTTGCAGCTGTCACGGTAGCCTCTTCTGCTGTTTCTAGAACCTCATCACTCATCTTCTCATCTTCTGCAGCAGCCTCATTATCTGTGGCGGCATCCTCATTCTCATCTCCACTAGTGGCAGGAGTCTCATTATCTTCATTGGTAGCCGTCATGGTGGCCTCTTCTGCTCCATCTTCTGCTGTTTCGAGAACCTCTTCACTCATCTCCTCATCTTCTGCAGCAGCCTCATTATCCGTGGCGGCATCCTCATTCTCATCTCCACTAGTGGCAGGAGTCTCattatcttcttctttctcagATTTATCTTCATTTGTAGCCATCATGGTGGCCTCTTCTGCTACATCTTCTGCTGTTTCAAGAACCTCTTCACTCATCTCTTCATCTTCTGCAGCATGAGTGGCGGCATCCTCATTCTCATCTCCATTATTGTCAGGAGTCTCAttatcttcttcctctttctcaGATTCATCATTTGTCATGGTGGCATCTTCTGCTGTTTCGGGAACCTCGTCATTCATCTCCTCATCTTCGTCAGGGGCTCCATCTTCATTCTCATCTCCACTTGTGGCAGGAATTTGTTCTTCAGCACTGACTTTCTCAGATTCATCATCATCTTGTGCTGCATCTTCAGCTTCAGCTGCTTCGGTGACTTCCTCATTGATCTCATCTTCTGCAGCAACCTCATTGTCATCCTCCCCATCATTCTCATCTCCACTGATGGCAGAAGTCTCTTCTTCACCACTGACTCCTcgttcttcatcttcatcatcagcaGCAACCTCTTCACTCATCTTCTCATCTTCTCCAGCAACCTCATCAGTGGCTGAGTCATCGTTGTCTCCTCCATCGGTAGCAGCAGCTTCTTCTTCCTCTGATTGGTGTTCACTGGTGGCTGTGATGGCATCTTCTGGTGCTGCGTCTTCAGCTTCAGCTGTTTCAGGAATCTCTTCATTGATCATCTCCTCTTCTGCAGTAACCTCATCGGCAGCGTTGGTGTCATCAAGCTCAGTGGGTGCCTCATCGTTCTCATCTCCACTGGCAGCAGAAGTCGCTTCCTCGCCACAGGCTGACCTTTCTTCATCTATCATCACTTCTTCTGCTGCAGTTGTTTCCTCAAACTCTTTGCTCATCATCTCATCTTCTGAAGCAACTTCATTCTCATCTTCATTCTCATCTCCACGAGTACCAGGACACTCCTCTTCACCACTGATGGATTCTTGTGCTGCATCTTCATCTTCAGCCGTGATGGTTTCCTCCGCATTTATCATCTCATCTTCTGCAGCGTCCTGTTCCTCAGTGGCTGCATCATCACTCTCAGCATTGTCATCATTCTCTTCTCCGCTGGTAGCTGGAGTTTGCTCCTCACCGTCAACTCCCACTTCTCCATCTTcttcacattcatgttcactTGTGGGTGCATTCTCATCTTCTCCCATGAGGGCTTCGGCATCCTCTTCACTCATTTTCTCATCTTCTGCAGCTTCTTCATCCACAGTGGCTGCTTCCTTGGTCGTCTCTTTTTCTGCAGAAACCTCATCATCAGTTTCCACAACCTCACTGGTGTCCTTCACAGTGGACGCATCCACATTCACATCTCCGCTGGTGGCTGGTATCTCCTCTTCACCATCTCCTGacgcttcttcttctctctcagCTGAACCCTCCTCTTCAACAGCTTCCTCAGCCGTCATCTCGTTTTCCACAGAAACCTCATCATCAGTGTTTTCATGTTCATTGGAGATCTTCATGTTGGTGGCATCATCCGTCTCTGGTCCAATATCTTCAAATGGAGCTTCTGTTTGGTCTTCACTTGGCTTGGCTTCTTCTTCAGGAACATCTCCACCTGTGACCCCATCTTCGGTTTCTTTGGTCACATCATCTTGGTCTATGGCGTGGTCCAGAATCTGTCCAACAAGTGTTGCTGCTGCTTTAGCGTCCATGTTGGCGAGACATCCACCTGTAGGATCTTCGTTTCTCATGTGAAGGTTTCTCTTTAGGTCAGCGCATGATTGGCATGGACAGCTTTCATCCTCGGTTTCTCCACGCTGGTCACTGTAAACTGTACTTGTTGCTGAGTCATCGCTTTTTCCCAACTGCGATTCGTACGACTCTTTGGCTTTGATCTTAAGCCTTCGTCTCCTCTCGTCCGTTTGAGTCGTTGAAGGTCTGGACTTTGCTTCTTTCGGTGGCCTTGGTAGACCTGCTCGTTCTTTGATCTTGCACAGTTCCTTATGAATGCTGGTTTGGATGCGTGTTTGAACTTCTGCTATCATCCTGTTCAGGTGCTCGTCATCGTCTAGGTTCCATTGATCTTTCAACTCTCGCATGGCGTTGATGTGATGAGTCATGAACTGCTTCTCTATTTTGGTTAGTAAACTCAGAACCCAAACAGGATCTGAGTCTCGGCAAATGTGTTTCATGGACTGTAGTGGACTCTCAGACATGGAGTCTGTTTCAAGTCGCTCACCATTACCTGAGGATGGTGGGCTTTCGGAAAGTTCTCTTGGACTATCATTAATGGTCTCATTTGTGGATGGGTCTCCCTTTTGGGTTCCCTCAGGTCCACCTGGTTCTTCATGTTGGTGGTCTTCTTGTGCTTTGGTAAAAATATCTGCGAGGGTTTGTGCACCAGTACCGTTTGCACTGTCGCTGCTTTTTCCAGAACCTGTGGAGCCACTATTGACATCCACGCCAGAAGAAGACGTGTGAATGAATTCCTCGTCAGAGTGGCGGTCCTTTTCCGACACGGGTTCATTGTCAGAAAAGTCGCATATCCAAAGGGATTGGAGAATCTCCATCAGTGTTTTATATCGTTGACATTTTTCATCTGGGTTCTTCGGATCGTGGTCTAGCAACTGCAACTTCACAAGACACTCTAAGAAACCTCGAGCTGAAGTGCTTAATTTGCGTCCATACGCAGGAGAAACCTCTGGTAGACTACTGCATCTGTCCAGCTTTGGATTGAGAAGCACTCTCATCACCTGCACGGAAGAGTAACATATCTTGGAGTCAGTATCTCCAACATCTGCATTTGGTTCCTCTGTAGCTTTCTGGCAATCATCTCCAGAAACATCTTGCACATCGTTTGGTTCGTTTACATTCTCAACGGCGGAGTCTTCGTTGGTTTCGTCAACGGCGGTGCCGCTTTTGAGCCTGTCACAGTTAAACTCCTCCACGTCGCAGAGTTCGCTGTCGGCCGGTATGGTTTTAAGCCATTCGTTTACGACCTCAGTCGGGGAAGCGTTTGGTAGGTTTGATGGAACTATCGCAGCATCGTCAGCGTCCGTCTTCTCCAGGTCGCTATTGTTGTCAATTATAGCATCCTCAGGATCTGTAGGTCCATTTAGTTCCTTCTCCGAGCTCACATCTCCATTAATAGGCTGCTTGTCATTATCGGTTTTCTTGGATTTGACAGATTTGACCGAAACCGACTTTTGTTCTTTCCGACTTTTTCTTTCCAGAGCATCCGATGTTGCTGATACTTTGGACTTGGATGACATGGCTGTAGGCGTTCTTTCTTCCGATTCCTCAGCTTCCACGGCGAGAACCTCTGACTTCTTGGATTTTACAGATGTATTTGACAACGCACTTCGGGTTCTTTTCTCAGTCTGTTCGCTGGCGGCTACTCCAGACTTTCTGGTTCTTGAAGACAAATTTGATTTGATGGACAAAATGCTTGGAGTCCCGCTGATTACATCAACGTCCTCCGCGGGTATTTCAGCTGCATTTCCTGATATGTTTGACGTCCTTGATTTTAAAGATACATCTGATTTAACGGTCATTGCACTTGGGGTTCTTAATTCCTCACAATCTTCTTCTCCTTGTTCATTTTCAGGCTGTGCGGAATATTTCGATTCTCCAGACACAACAGACTTGATTTCAGTTTCGTCAATATTAGCAACATCTACAGCAGCTTTTGACTTCTTTGATGCTGCAGAGGAACCTGACTTTCTGGATTTGGTTGATTTGCCAGAGAAACTACTTGGTGTTCTCTCCGTATTGTCTTCATGTTGTACATGTAAGGATTTTGCTGATATGTCCGATTGTTGTGATTTAGCACGATGTTCTTCCTCACATGTCGCTCTTGATGAGCCAGATTTGTTTGTCCTGGTTGATTTGGCGGATGCTTTACTTGCTGATCTTATTTCTGATACGTCGTCATGATCCATACAGAGACCTGAAGACTTTGACTTTGCAGAACTTGCTGATAAGGAGCTGGGAGCTCTTTGCATGGTCACCTCTTCAACGACACAAGATGTTTGTGAATGGACTGATTCTTCAACTTCAGTTTGGTTCTCATCCTCGTTATTATCGACAGGTTCAGGACCTTCTTCATCTTTGGACTGCCTCGAGCTTCCTCGTGCTTCA
Protein-coding regions in this window:
- the rp1l1b gene encoding retinitis pigmentosa 1-like 1 protein, translating into MSSHSFQCFSAVSGDASQKHPACRLPRISHHDPVAAECCLCSEYRHARTMEALQSLSSLCHYDHHHSHHHPHQYVRWRPSRPEECPVAPQRHAKRVILVKNSDPSVRKTIVLHRKGLRSFGLFLEELSELMQYHVRKVYTLDGHKVENVQSVMHCPGVLVCVGRDPSHPSVVERFRKAAEEKLPTLSPKARSAGCADSDDGHTVQPKPKGSTNRSTRHSVSSEKSLPDGTESAEDVGSCPATAEKLIDDDVEKLVCVNKDGSLSMKMKVRFRLDEETLLWSTEVRKSSNRTSEHLQEQAVGRSCSGSENVSETGDAYVTRRHQRHSSRCPQCCSQKREYNIWTNTAEASQGESRGIHTSSSSASSHKVVSRKTTVENLQSVARSSEEHIEEVVEHVEASETVEYCTIRSESYVDAMDNCEAEQEEEPASTSASRPPSQSGKPEEVTGDDTLRLSSPESSHSQNSTKKSKKLHACHCGASDVNSEEALAVTSVQSNSEETKTTEPEGVEEERSKSAMSVRSNASTKCKPEVLECEERPSSQTSEVTIEKCQSEKEADGERPTTSLSSADVDAAEEESAKEQVQDQDQAEESENGQRPQSQMSMKSSTKSKTPEHDLEEKSEVNVEELESTKAEEDQDRAPSVQSATSGKSKTLEVEEEVQDEDAALNTDDCIEEKTEERPPSTRSVVSATSEAGSRKSKTPEVDADGSTTEAVEDRPQSTNSVVSARSPQSKSSEAPDEDCKSDGVLTEEEASSNTSAKVSNSEVQDDISNSQDEDTQRPKSGNHGESEARSHSAMSEKTAESESSAVQVSVKSKDSEDNPEEHDNEEASQRSPSGMSTNSSVCSRSNEDRREPSVMSVKSERSAKSGKSTRSARSNISKPEDVSSHSNVSEVPLEDNVDVQEEITIDENTKSRATSAMSARSNKSTRSSKSKCSADVPVEERSQCSVEETEERALSCMSAKSIQSHVSAERTPSALSAKSAKSHISRNSDVSGICSKDVEEECDERSHSTMSPKSAKSSLSVKSTKSKVSTASADPCNHQDRVPSRRSTRSERSTKSNISVTSKSIKDGPSDHGMGSPQEEQSESRSMSSLSVLSSVSGSRSKRSTEAPSEQCRLKSRASETSVVSNVSDVLSAEVSSRAESKVSTKSSKSKKSKISADENSSCHEPVERTLSNLSIKSARTISGLSGASRDVSELTSEHSVEIAEMESEARGSSRQSKDEEGPEPVDNNEDENQTEVEESVHSQTSCVVEEVTMQRAPSSLSASSAKSKSSGLCMDHDDVSEIRSASKASAKSTRTNKSGSSRATCEEEHRAKSQQSDISAKSLHVQHEDNTERTPSSFSGKSTKSRKSGSSAASKKSKAAVDVANIDETEIKSVVSGESKYSAQPENEQGEEDCEELRTPSAMTVKSDVSLKSRTSNISGNAAEIPAEDVDVISGTPSILSIKSNLSSRTRKSGVAASEQTEKRTRSALSNTSVKSKKSEVLAVEAEESEERTPTAMSSKSKVSATSDALERKSRKEQKSVSVKSVKSKKTDNDKQPINGDVSSEKELNGPTDPEDAIIDNNSDLEKTDADDAAIVPSNLPNASPTEVVNEWLKTIPADSELCDVEEFNCDRLKSGTAVDETNEDSAVENVNEPNDVQDVSGDDCQKATEEPNADVGDTDSKICYSSVQVMRVLLNPKLDRCSSLPEVSPAYGRKLSTSARGFLECLVKLQLLDHDPKNPDEKCQRYKTLMEILQSLWICDFSDNEPVSEKDRHSDEEFIHTSSSGVDVNSGSTGSGKSSDSANGTGAQTLADIFTKAQEDHQHEEPGGPEGTQKGDPSTNETINDSPRELSESPPSSGNGERLETDSMSESPLQSMKHICRDSDPVWVLSLLTKIEKQFMTHHINAMRELKDQWNLDDDEHLNRMIAEVQTRIQTSIHKELCKIKERAGLPRPPKEAKSRPSTTQTDERRRRLKIKAKESYESQLGKSDDSATSTVYSDQRGETEDESCPCQSCADLKRNLHMRNEDPTGGCLANMDAKAAATLVGQILDHAIDQDDVTKETEDGVTGGDVPEEEAKPSEDQTEAPFEDIGPETDDATNMKISNEHENTDDEVSVENEMTAEEAVEEEGSAEREEEASGDGEEEIPATSGDVNVDASTVKDTSEVVETDDEVSAEKETTKEAATVDEEAAEDEKMSEEDAEALMGEDENAPTSEHECEEDGEVGVDGEEQTPATSGEENDDNAESDDAATEEQDAAEDEMINAEETITAEDEDAAQESISGEEECPGTRGDENEDENEVASEDEMMSKEFEETTAAEEVMIDEERSACGEEATSAASGDENDEAPTELDDTNAADEVTAEEEMINEEIPETAEAEDAAPEDAITATSEHQSEEEEAAATDGGDNDDSATDEVAGEDEKMSEEVAADDEDEERGVSGEEETSAISGDENDGEDDNEVAAEDEINEEVTEAAEAEDAAQDDDESEKVSAEEQIPATSGDENEDGAPDEDEEMNDEVPETAEDATMTNDESEKEEEDNETPDNNGDENEDAATHAAEDEEMSEEVLETAEDVAEEATMMATNEDKSEKEEDNETPATSGDENEDAATDNEAAAEDEEMSEEVLETAEDGAEEATMTATNEDNETPATSGDENEDAATDNEAAAEDEKMSDEVLETAEEATVTAANGESEKEEEDHETLANNGDENEDAPTDNEAAAEDEKMSDEVPETVEDVAEEATKTDTNEDQSEKEEDNETPVTSGDENEDATTDNEVAAEDEKMKDEVSETAEDAAEEATKTDTNEDESEKEEDNETPANNGDENEVPAEDEKNSEEVAETAENEDAAPEVTMTKDDEEDTPVTSGDENEDADTDNAVAAEDETMSEEVPEPPEDPAEETTMTATNENESEKEEEDDNETSVNDGDENEDAATDNEVAAEDEKLSEEVTETAEDGTQEADKEEENETHVTSGDENEDATADDNVAAEDEEMCEEVPETAEDDTVEATNVDESEKEEEDEIPATSGDENDVAATDEVGEEDEKMSEEVPETVEAEDAEQEAAVTAPSDDECEKDEDVPGNEETPVTSGDENEAEDEVEDDNMDGTAEEEDADESGHEVTEEKPADEGTAAEQADPDSDPDAPAGEDESMPENEDEDAEKGPSEGATDDTRAEEATEHDNENEEEEPCLTSDDGDGQKTGVEEDGDEPDDEEPSNHDEETDEQEARQEEDQAAASSQDVDDHPEEEEAEGSIDGEEDAGAITKECDEEDPEAEPEEPAENEELGATGDEEEDGATNMAEDEDVPDQGGVTQEAEEEPEEPEVTKGDGPDDAGNEEAKTQEDDNEDDHETIGDTSEVSEKEEEQGESADGEDEAESEEEEEVERSEDFIPDEAANQEADKAVVGETTLGVNNTLLKASAESEEGVYADGEDSDAETLKSDTK